A genomic segment from Phycisphaerae bacterium encodes:
- a CDS encoding M20/M25/M40 family metallo-hydrolase → MTSAQDLEAYRQFIRERAQSKEYADFMKDLTCRLVEIENTPTQPLDQIARNEKQVFDLIEEALRAFADGRIAIERQPINPGIAHHPYFSRLYYTADERHPEGRDVETTYKDRCNMLVLVDAGQSKSQGRPAILNAHIDTVAPFLPCRLDGQQIHGRGTVDDKGLVVMLVASLKLLKEAEAKFGPVIGQPLVYQFVIEEETGGNGSLSASLDERFRGYEAIICEATELRPHPANRGAMWFKLDFTSKGSGFDTAEILPFILVELATEGQKLRQESNEPLFPRDYVQVNLGALDHFGKHPATINDYVAFELGLDYKGPEGERVASRLINIIEAGVKQYCVQYPDRTAEVDPETGKPKLNAHYKLTTMDRGNHDRRYKLEVFGLGGHMSTLTLRDNAMIKAGYLLKGLVCSYKNLPGLALRVRVLDDADGDRCTITGGVGFTPAHRMAALQDRLKGAVAQGFQLFNRCAQGSVAADSFAMTFDMLHNEAYVSPVDCPAMKAFKWAFDAREMPWPTPLAFRASCDARIFGNSGHNTVTFGPGQLSQAHGDHEKISLQELQAGLEVVTLATLALTTGQ, encoded by the coding sequence ATGACATCGGCCCAGGACCTCGAGGCCTACAGACAATTCATCCGGGAACGTGCCCAAAGCAAGGAATACGCCGACTTTATGAAGGACCTGACCTGTCGGCTGGTGGAAATAGAAAACACGCCCACCCAGCCGCTCGATCAGATCGCCCGCAACGAAAAGCAGGTCTTCGACCTGATTGAAGAGGCCCTGCGGGCCTTCGCCGACGGCCGCATCGCGATCGAGCGCCAGCCGATCAACCCGGGCATCGCCCACCATCCCTATTTCTCCCGGCTTTACTACACCGCCGACGAGCGGCACCCTGAGGGTCGCGACGTCGAAACCACCTACAAGGACCGGTGCAACATGCTGGTGCTGGTCGACGCCGGTCAGAGCAAAAGCCAGGGCCGGCCGGCCATCCTCAACGCCCACATCGACACCGTCGCCCCGTTCCTTCCCTGCCGCCTCGACGGCCAGCAGATCCACGGGCGAGGCACGGTCGACGACAAGGGCCTGGTCGTCATGCTCGTCGCCAGTCTCAAGCTGCTCAAGGAGGCCGAGGCGAAATTCGGCCCCGTCATCGGCCAGCCGCTGGTCTACCAGTTCGTGATCGAGGAGGAAACCGGCGGCAACGGCTCGCTCTCGGCCTCGCTCGACGAGCGGTTCCGGGGCTACGAGGCGATCATCTGCGAAGCCACCGAGCTGCGCCCGCATCCGGCCAACCGTGGGGCCATGTGGTTCAAACTCGATTTCACCAGCAAGGGCAGCGGCTTCGACACCGCTGAGATTCTGCCCTTCATCCTTGTCGAACTGGCCACCGAGGGCCAAAAGCTCCGCCAGGAGAGCAACGAGCCCCTGTTTCCCCGCGACTACGTCCAGGTCAACCTCGGCGCCCTCGATCACTTCGGCAAGCACCCAGCCACCATCAACGACTACGTCGCCTTCGAACTGGGCCTCGACTACAAGGGCCCGGAGGGCGAGCGGGTCGCCTCGCGCCTCATCAACATCATCGAGGCCGGCGTCAAGCAGTACTGCGTTCAGTATCCCGACCGCACCGCCGAAGTCGATCCGGAGACCGGCAAGCCCAAGCTCAACGCCCACTACAAGCTGACCACGATGGACCGCGGCAACCACGACCGCCGCTACAAGCTGGAGGTCTTCGGCCTCGGCGGCCACATGAGCACGCTGACCCTCCGCGACAACGCGATGATCAAGGCGGGTTACCTGCTCAAAGGGTTGGTCTGCTCGTACAAGAACCTGCCGGGCCTGGCCTTGCGGGTCCGTGTCCTCGACGACGCCGACGGCGACCGCTGCACGATCACCGGCGGCGTGGGCTTTACGCCGGCCCACCGCATGGCCGCCCTCCAGGACCGCCTCAAGGGCGCCGTGGCCCAGGGATTCCAGCTTTTTAACCGCTGCGCCCAGGGCAGTGTGGCCGCCGACAGCTTCGCGATGACCTTCGACATGCTCCACAACGAGGCTTACGTCTCGCCGGTCGACTGCCCAGCCATGAAGGCGTTCAAGTGGGCCTTCGACGCCCGGGAAATGCCCTGGCCGACCCCGCTGGCCTTCCGGGCCAGTTGCGACGCCCGGATCTTCGGCAACAGCGGCCACAACACCGTCACCTTCGGCCCCGGACAGCTCTCGCAGGCCCACGGCGACCACGAGAAAATCTCCCTCCAGGAGTTGCAGGCCGGGCTGGAAGTGGTTACCTTGGCTACCCTTGCCCTGACCACCGGTCAGTAG
- a CDS encoding DUF3488 domain-containing transglutaminase family protein — protein sequence MVRPRELLPLGFLSVALATWEMARVYLDHSTGIMVFSCIVLLVAYRRIGRPVRVPRFVSIFIVLVGIGMLAMSILLLRLEPGKALAYFLTAAILIKSFSIGKVSDFSELMILSVMAMLAAGAVTPTTEFAVVLVAYVALAGYWLYKTHLVVEAMAHRQFEGAAGRGIAVQVRRRTWISGYFVTAVLTCSISLAIFVLIPRGSPAMQLLGNTLTRQSTRTGFGEQLTLGEMTILMEDDDPVLRVKVLSDSKSGVAPLMYLRGSVKTQYSRHGQFWKWLEEQKEGEERVVQTRSLDTPVPIQDAAMLSKEAVAKQIFWRIYYDDEISSNLFVIDTPTAIATNREMRLTYCPQTNTLRASQYPKKGFCYKLLTSHEAPAQNIWPKAPTAGDVERTVRRETLPMIARFRAHQRHRVGGEADLDRYQEKAQEVLAKEARELSPLEQARKLEMWLRTSGEFRYDLDNRDVLPQIDPVFDFLTRRKHGHCEYFASAFVLLCRSLGLEARIVTGFKNGGYNYNAFGGYYTIRNCDAHAWAEVYLDGKGWTTFDPTPAARDEAIRPVESKLVRMFWDAVDLLRFTWLSHLANYDESERREFIEGLRKQILGDETGEAGQTWTIKRVITRFIDMLRGEDYQSRWHQVLHWIVVVLLIAFAYLIVRISVLVSTKGLRRFRRYLAKRWERKYGNVWTCPIDFYRGALVTLAKRGITKPVTRTAWEFTEDLRLIRADVHPEMVDLTRAYLRMRFGEAKLAPEERSILADQLDSLQKKLAGVAHRQAR from the coding sequence ATGGTCAGACCCCGTGAACTGCTGCCGCTGGGTTTCCTGAGCGTCGCGCTGGCGACCTGGGAGATGGCGCGGGTCTACCTGGACCACTCGACCGGGATCATGGTCTTCTCGTGCATCGTGCTGCTGGTGGCGTACCGGCGGATCGGCCGGCCCGTCCGGGTTCCGCGATTCGTCTCGATCTTCATCGTGCTGGTCGGCATCGGCATGCTGGCGATGTCCATCCTGCTGCTGCGACTCGAACCGGGCAAGGCCCTGGCCTACTTTCTGACCGCGGCGATCCTGATCAAGAGCTTCAGCATCGGCAAGGTCAGCGATTTCTCGGAGCTGATGATCCTCTCGGTCATGGCGATGCTGGCCGCCGGCGCGGTCACTCCGACCACCGAATTCGCGGTGGTGCTGGTGGCCTACGTGGCCCTGGCCGGCTACTGGCTGTACAAGACCCACCTGGTGGTCGAGGCGATGGCGCACCGCCAGTTCGAAGGGGCGGCGGGCCGCGGCATCGCGGTGCAGGTCCGCCGGCGCACGTGGATCAGCGGCTACTTCGTGACGGCGGTGCTGACGTGCAGCATCTCGCTGGCCATCTTCGTGCTGATCCCGCGCGGCTCGCCGGCGATGCAGCTTCTGGGCAACACGCTGACTCGCCAGAGCACACGGACGGGTTTCGGCGAGCAGTTGACCCTGGGCGAAATGACCATCCTGATGGAGGATGACGACCCGGTGCTGCGGGTCAAGGTGCTCAGCGACAGCAAGAGCGGCGTGGCCCCGCTGATGTACCTGCGCGGGTCGGTCAAGACGCAGTATTCCCGCCACGGGCAGTTCTGGAAGTGGCTGGAGGAGCAAAAGGAAGGCGAGGAGCGGGTGGTTCAGACCCGCAGCCTGGACACCCCCGTGCCGATCCAGGACGCGGCGATGCTGTCGAAGGAGGCGGTGGCCAAGCAGATCTTCTGGCGCATCTACTACGACGATGAGATTTCGTCCAACCTGTTTGTGATCGACACGCCCACCGCGATCGCCACAAACCGGGAGATGCGGCTGACCTACTGTCCGCAGACCAACACCCTGCGGGCCTCGCAGTATCCCAAGAAGGGCTTCTGCTACAAGCTGCTGACCTCGCACGAGGCGCCGGCGCAGAACATCTGGCCGAAGGCCCCCACCGCCGGCGACGTGGAGCGGACGGTGCGGCGGGAGACCCTGCCGATGATCGCGCGGTTCCGGGCGCATCAGCGTCACCGGGTCGGCGGCGAAGCGGACCTGGATCGCTATCAGGAGAAGGCCCAGGAGGTGCTCGCGAAGGAGGCGCGCGAGCTTTCGCCGCTGGAACAGGCCCGCAAGCTGGAGATGTGGCTGCGGACCAGCGGCGAGTTCCGGTACGACCTGGACAATCGCGACGTCCTGCCGCAGATCGACCCGGTGTTCGACTTCCTGACGCGGCGCAAGCACGGCCACTGCGAGTACTTCGCCTCGGCGTTCGTGCTGCTGTGCCGGTCGCTGGGCCTGGAGGCCCGCATCGTGACCGGGTTCAAGAACGGCGGCTACAACTACAACGCGTTCGGCGGCTACTACACGATCCGCAATTGCGATGCCCACGCGTGGGCTGAGGTGTACCTCGACGGGAAGGGCTGGACGACCTTCGACCCGACGCCGGCGGCGCGGGACGAGGCGATCCGACCGGTCGAGAGCAAGCTGGTGCGGATGTTCTGGGACGCGGTGGACCTGCTGCGGTTCACGTGGCTCTCGCACCTGGCCAACTACGACGAGAGCGAGCGGCGCGAGTTCATCGAGGGCCTGCGCAAGCAGATCCTGGGCGACGAGACCGGCGAGGCGGGCCAGACCTGGACGATCAAGCGAGTCATCACGCGGTTCATCGACATGCTGCGGGGCGAGGACTACCAGTCGCGCTGGCACCAGGTGCTGCACTGGATCGTGGTCGTGCTGCTGATCGCGTTCGCCTACCTGATCGTGCGGATCTCGGTGCTGGTCTCGACCAAGGGGTTGCGGCGGTTCCGCCGTTACCTGGCCAAACGCTGGGAGCGCAAGTACGGCAACGTCTGGACCTGCCCGATCGACTTCTACCGCGGCGCGCTGGTGACGCTGGCCAAGCGAGGGATCACCAAACCGGTCACGCGGACGGCGTGGGAATTCACCGAGGACCTTCGCCTGATCCGGGCCGACGTCCACCCGGAGATGGTGGACCTGACGCGGGCCTATCTGCGGATGCGGTTCGGCGAAGCAAAACTGGCCCCGGAGGAGCGAAGTATCCTGGCGGACCAGTTGGACAGCCTGCAGAAGAAACTCGCGGGCGTAGCACACCGTCAGGCCCGATAG
- a CDS encoding Gfo/Idh/MocA family oxidoreductase, with the protein MTSQSKLRIGVVGLGRYVEIAHMPTYFESRYASAIEVAALCDVSEERLKEWRQRYGVKSGYTDYRKMLADQKLDAVVVVTPDHLHTEVTCQALEAGCDVLVEKPLATDIGECHKIIQTARRQKRRVITDFHKRHDPAHQEGRARITTDRKYGQVQFGYVWMLDTINVPAPGFFKSNFAEKSSPVWFLGVHFFDLIRFMTDLNPIEVRATGYKQVLKAMGINTFDAVKSDMVFDNGAAISFYLSWNLPEGAPSFTTQGLYLQFEKGDMKIDTRDRGMTELSGAGYKTVNPMYTRRTDRGYAGYAHESIGDALIEFLELKQNGRRTYDDLEKADPSGMGGFYSTLMAQMTHESLARGRSLSGGQVALGGAMDVNEYIKEKLGPDADDYLVQYPS; encoded by the coding sequence ATGACTTCGCAATCGAAACTCCGGATCGGCGTCGTCGGCCTCGGCCGGTACGTCGAGATCGCCCACATGCCCACCTACTTCGAGAGTCGCTACGCGTCCGCCATCGAGGTTGCCGCCCTCTGCGACGTCAGCGAGGAACGCCTCAAGGAGTGGCGGCAGCGCTACGGCGTGAAGTCCGGCTATACCGACTACCGTAAGATGCTCGCCGACCAAAAGCTGGATGCCGTGGTCGTGGTCACGCCGGACCACCTGCACACCGAGGTGACGTGCCAGGCCCTCGAAGCCGGCTGCGACGTGCTGGTCGAAAAGCCCCTGGCCACCGATATCGGCGAGTGCCACAAGATCATCCAGACCGCCCGTCGGCAGAAGCGCCGCGTCATCACCGACTTCCACAAGCGCCACGACCCAGCCCACCAGGAGGGGCGGGCCCGGATCACCACCGACAGGAAGTACGGCCAGGTCCAATTCGGCTACGTCTGGATGCTCGATACCATCAACGTCCCAGCCCCGGGCTTCTTCAAGTCCAACTTCGCCGAAAAAAGCTCCCCGGTCTGGTTCCTCGGCGTCCACTTCTTCGATCTGATCCGCTTCATGACGGACCTGAACCCCATCGAAGTCCGCGCCACCGGCTATAAGCAGGTCCTCAAGGCGATGGGCATCAACACCTTCGACGCGGTCAAGAGCGACATGGTCTTCGATAACGGGGCCGCGATCAGCTTCTACCTGTCCTGGAACCTGCCCGAAGGCGCCCCCTCGTTCACCACCCAAGGCCTGTATCTCCAGTTCGAAAAGGGAGATATGAAAATCGACACCCGCGACCGGGGCATGACCGAGCTCAGCGGGGCCGGCTACAAGACGGTCAACCCGATGTACACCCGCCGGACCGACCGCGGGTATGCCGGGTATGCCCACGAGAGCATCGGCGATGCCCTCATCGAGTTTCTCGAACTCAAGCAGAACGGCCGGCGAACCTACGACGACCTGGAAAAGGCTGACCCCTCCGGGATGGGCGGCTTCTATTCGACCCTCATGGCCCAGATGACCCACGAGAGCCTGGCCCGCGGCAGGAGCCTCTCCGGCGGCCAGGTCGCCCTGGGCGGTGCGATGGACGTCAACGAATACATCAAAGAAAAACTCGGCCCGGATGCCGATGATTATCTGGTACAATACCCGTCGTAG
- a CDS encoding ROK family protein, with protein sequence MPESRSFLTVDIGGTKTAVAVGFADARIADRVEFGT encoded by the coding sequence TTGCCTGAGTCGCGAAGCTTCCTGACGGTGGACATCGGCGGGACCAAGACGGCGGTGGCCGTCGGGTTTGCCGATGCGCGGATCGCCGATCGGGTCGAATTCGGCACC
- a CDS encoding tetratricopeptide repeat protein: MSYNPPHITDEAKKTAAKFFQHAQTAADSRSFDYAIELYVQGLAKDPEAVEKGHMALREVGIRRTNSGGKKPGLMESLKISKSKKDPIGAMLAAEMMLAKDPLNLKYAEEMVKAADKSELPETLRWALQVYFELCPQEKKISVQRLLLIKNLYEKLGDYYQKQDRLDQTLEAYEKGIGAMNYAVQSGQGGSLDLQSELKNLATKHAILRGRYERGDFRDSIKDADAQKLLQDKSRQVKGEELLTQLIEKARAEADANPSVGAKVFALIDLLTQRGKPEDEKEAIKILDDAHQRTGQYSFKMRADDLRIRHQRRAVKRIEAKVKAEATPDPTLQQQLADARQQQAERELAIFKERIEQYPTDTRLKFEYGRRLYESKRYDEAIPVFQEAVGDPRHAVRARYYIGTCFFQKGWHSQAIDILNEAVERYETLGDALSKEIFYVLGRSHEELEQIDQALKIYSRLIQWDFNYRDVRHRIDKLQAKKKINS, from the coding sequence GTGAGCTACAACCCCCCACACATTACGGACGAAGCCAAGAAAACGGCTGCCAAGTTCTTCCAGCATGCTCAGACCGCAGCCGATTCGCGGAGCTTCGACTACGCCATCGAGCTTTATGTCCAGGGCTTGGCCAAAGACCCTGAGGCGGTCGAGAAGGGGCACATGGCCCTGCGCGAGGTCGGCATCCGGCGGACCAACAGCGGCGGCAAGAAGCCCGGCCTGATGGAATCGCTGAAGATTTCCAAGTCCAAGAAAGACCCGATCGGGGCGATGCTCGCCGCTGAGATGATGCTGGCCAAGGACCCGCTGAACCTCAAGTACGCGGAGGAAATGGTCAAGGCGGCCGACAAGTCCGAATTGCCCGAGACCCTCCGCTGGGCCCTGCAGGTCTACTTTGAGCTCTGCCCGCAGGAGAAGAAGATCAGCGTCCAGCGGCTGCTGCTGATCAAGAACCTCTACGAGAAACTGGGCGATTACTATCAGAAACAGGACCGGCTCGATCAGACTCTCGAGGCCTACGAGAAGGGCATCGGGGCGATGAACTACGCCGTCCAGTCGGGCCAGGGCGGCAGCCTCGATCTCCAGAGCGAGCTGAAGAATCTGGCCACCAAACACGCCATCCTCCGCGGCAGGTACGAGCGGGGCGACTTCCGCGATTCGATCAAGGACGCCGACGCCCAGAAGCTCCTGCAGGACAAGTCCCGCCAGGTCAAGGGCGAGGAACTGCTGACCCAGTTGATCGAGAAGGCCCGGGCCGAAGCGGATGCGAACCCGTCGGTGGGGGCCAAGGTGTTTGCCCTGATCGACCTGCTGACCCAGCGGGGCAAGCCCGAGGACGAGAAGGAGGCGATCAAGATCCTCGACGACGCCCACCAGCGGACCGGACAGTACAGCTTCAAGATGCGGGCCGACGACCTGCGAATCCGCCATCAGCGCCGGGCGGTCAAACGCATCGAGGCCAAGGTCAAAGCCGAGGCGACGCCCGATCCGACGCTCCAGCAGCAGCTCGCCGACGCCCGCCAGCAGCAGGCGGAGCGAGAACTGGCCATCTTCAAGGAGCGGATCGAGCAGTATCCGACGGACACGCGGCTGAAGTTCGAATACGGCCGGCGGCTCTACGAGTCCAAACGCTACGACGAAGCCATCCCGGTGTTCCAGGAGGCGGTCGGCGATCCCCGCCACGCCGTCCGCGCCCGCTACTACATCGGCACCTGCTTTTTCCAGAAGGGGTGGCACTCGCAGGCCATCGACATTCTCAACGAAGCCGTCGAGCGCTACGAGACCCTCGGCGACGCCCTCTCCAAGGAAATCTTCTACGTCCTGGGGCGTTCGCACGAGGAGCTGGAGCAGATCGATCAGGCCCTGAAGATCTACAGCCGCCTGATCCAGTGGGACTTCAACTACCGCGACGTCCGCCACCGGATCGACAAGCTCCAGGCCAAGAAGAAGATCAATTCCTGA
- the lpxD gene encoding UDP-3-O-(3-hydroxymyristoyl)glucosamine N-acyltransferase translates to MPEPVSPQHGNHRSPRKAAELAAHLEAHGLRVHLAGDPDLVIRDVATIEEAGPGDITFLANRKYIRQINETKASAIILPEAVSGPEYLTQLKVDDSYYAFMLIMVLFYGHRTAPFEGVDPTARIAETARIGANPRIGGQVTIAAHAAIGDGAVIYPGCFIGPGCRIGDNVTLYPNVTLYNDTHVGHNVIIQAGAVIGQDGYGFATHKGIHHKIPQVGNVVIEDDVEIGANCAIERATMGSTVIGRGSKLCDLIAIGHGTRIGPHCLLVAQVGIAGSAKLGHHVTLGGQVAVNGHITIGDCVTVGAKAGVVNNVEDNETLLGQPAVPIQDAKRRILMLAKLPEMRDQLKRLQKRIEQLEHGTGGRMARKDSAES, encoded by the coding sequence ATGCCCGAACCGGTAAGCCCACAACACGGCAACCACCGTTCGCCCAGAAAGGCGGCCGAACTGGCTGCGCACCTGGAGGCCCACGGCCTGCGGGTCCATCTGGCGGGCGATCCGGACCTGGTGATCCGCGACGTGGCCACCATCGAGGAGGCCGGACCCGGCGACATCACCTTCCTGGCCAATCGCAAGTACATCCGGCAGATCAACGAGACCAAGGCCTCAGCCATCATCCTTCCTGAAGCGGTCTCGGGACCGGAGTACTTAACGCAACTGAAGGTTGATGACTCTTACTACGCATTCATGCTCATCATGGTCCTGTTCTACGGCCATCGGACGGCGCCGTTCGAGGGCGTCGATCCGACCGCTCGGATCGCCGAGACCGCCCGGATCGGGGCTAACCCGCGGATCGGCGGCCAGGTGACCATCGCCGCCCACGCGGCCATCGGTGATGGGGCCGTGATCTATCCCGGCTGCTTCATCGGTCCCGGGTGCCGGATCGGTGATAACGTGACGCTCTATCCCAACGTCACGCTCTACAACGACACCCACGTCGGCCATAACGTAATCATCCAAGCCGGGGCGGTGATCGGCCAGGACGGCTACGGCTTTGCCACCCACAAGGGCATCCACCACAAGATCCCCCAGGTCGGCAACGTGGTCATCGAGGACGACGTCGAGATTGGGGCCAATTGCGCGATTGAGCGGGCCACCATGGGCAGCACGGTCATCGGGAGGGGCTCGAAGCTCTGCGACCTGATCGCCATCGGCCACGGCACCCGCATCGGTCCGCACTGCCTGCTGGTCGCCCAGGTGGGCATCGCCGGGTCGGCCAAGCTCGGCCATCACGTGACCCTCGGCGGCCAGGTCGCGGTCAACGGCCACATCACGATCGGCGACTGCGTCACCGTCGGGGCCAAGGCTGGGGTGGTCAACAACGTTGAGGACAACGAGACGCTGCTCGGCCAGCCCGCTGTGCCCATCCAGGACGCCAAACGCCGCATCCTCATGCTGGCCAAGTTGCCGGAGATGCGCGACCAGCTCAAACGGCTCCAGAAGCGCATCGAGCAGCTTGAGCATGGGACCGGCGGACGGATGGCCAGAAAAGACTCTGCTGAATCGTAA
- a CDS encoding 3-isopropylmalate dehydratase, whose protein sequence is MDKVTGKAYVLGDNVDTDQIIPAEYLSYNPSIASERKLFGRFALSGVPGDQAGLPEGGKPFVDLADENRTASEFAVVVAGSNFGCGSSREHAPLALAEAGVRAVVATSYARIFFRNSVNGGYVIPVESEEKLVREIRTGDQVEIDFDNCRLKNLTTSKEYPLRPLGDVAEIIEAGGLFAYARSRKIA, encoded by the coding sequence ATGGATAAAGTGACGGGCAAGGCCTACGTGTTGGGCGACAATGTCGATACCGACCAGATCATTCCGGCTGAGTATCTGAGCTACAATCCCTCGATCGCGTCGGAGCGGAAGCTGTTCGGGCGGTTCGCCCTCTCGGGCGTACCGGGCGATCAGGCGGGATTGCCGGAAGGCGGCAAGCCGTTTGTGGACCTAGCCGACGAGAACAGGACCGCCAGCGAATTCGCGGTGGTGGTGGCCGGGTCGAATTTCGGCTGCGGCAGTTCGCGGGAGCATGCCCCGCTGGCGTTGGCGGAGGCGGGCGTTCGGGCGGTGGTGGCGACATCGTACGCCCGAATTTTCTTCCGCAACTCGGTCAACGGCGGCTACGTGATCCCGGTGGAGAGTGAGGAGAAGCTGGTCCGCGAGATCCGCACCGGCGATCAGGTGGAGATCGATTTCGATAATTGCCGGCTGAAGAACCTGACCACCTCGAAGGAGTATCCGCTGCGGCCGCTGGGCGACGTAGCGGAGATCATCGAGGCCGGCGGTTTGTTCGCATATGCCCGGAGCCGCAAGATTGCCTGA
- a CDS encoding DUF547 domain-containing protein: protein MIWRRGTLTVVLIGLLAGCSTLRVSTPAECRDVPAPQYERYENLLARVMHDGQVDFQTLKANPADLERFVHRLGCHGPIKTPDAFPDDASKLAYWVNAHNAVALLAAVRKYPAKRLKPPFGDFAQTTTAWIDGRHLSLAQIAQFARSARPDDPRVDLALAYPTKGGGSRFGFVLKPREDLVQQLHSLFVRSLDDSAAINIDHARWTLWLGRPIWDNRDRYLAQYRDQYGTAAGNIVNALADLANPSQRRRLNTAIGYKIKPQSYDWSLNASEPYKCSLSESTEVVR, encoded by the coding sequence ATGATCTGGCGACGCGGAACGCTGACGGTTGTGCTGATCGGCCTTCTGGCCGGATGCAGCACGCTGCGCGTCTCGACGCCCGCCGAGTGCCGCGACGTGCCCGCGCCGCAATACGAGCGGTACGAAAACCTCCTGGCCCGCGTCATGCACGACGGCCAGGTCGATTTCCAGACCTTAAAGGCCAATCCAGCCGACCTGGAGCGATTTGTCCATCGTCTCGGCTGCCACGGACCCATCAAAACCCCTGATGCGTTTCCCGATGACGCTTCGAAATTGGCCTATTGGGTCAATGCGCATAACGCAGTGGCTTTGCTGGCTGCGGTGCGAAAGTACCCGGCCAAGCGCCTCAAGCCGCCGTTCGGGGATTTTGCCCAGACGACCACCGCCTGGATCGACGGCCGCCATCTGAGCCTTGCCCAGATTGCCCAGTTTGCCCGGTCGGCCAGACCCGACGATCCGCGGGTGGATCTGGCCCTGGCCTATCCGACCAAGGGCGGCGGTTCGCGGTTCGGTTTTGTCCTCAAGCCGCGGGAGGACCTGGTGCAACAGTTGCACAGTTTATTCGTCCGTTCGCTGGACGATTCGGCCGCCATCAACATCGACCACGCCCGCTGGACGCTGTGGCTGGGCCGGCCGATCTGGGACAATCGCGACCGGTATCTCGCGCAATACCGCGACCAATACGGCACAGCGGCGGGCAACATCGTCAACGCCCTGGCGGACCTGGCCAATCCCAGCCAGCGCCGCCGGCTCAACACCGCCATCGGCTACAAGATCAAACCCCAGTCCTACGACTGGTCGCTCAATGCGTCTGAACCCTACAAGTGCTCTCTTTCTGAATCAACGGAGGTTGTTCGATGA